One genomic region from Mangifera indica cultivar Alphonso chromosome 17, CATAS_Mindica_2.1, whole genome shotgun sequence encodes:
- the LOC123200638 gene encoding protein unc-13 homolog, translating into MPLHPDHDFDSPFAEAAPSLSDSDLRETAYEILVAACRSSGLKPLTYIPQSERTQRQAAPALAPSLQRSLTSTAASKVKKALGMKSVKKRDGESVSQGRVKRAVTTGELVRLQMRVTEQTDSRIRRALLRIASGQLGKRIESMVIPLELLQQLKSSDFPNQQEYEAWRRRQLKLLEAGLLLHPHLPLDNTNSAPQQLRQIIDRALDTGKNNESMQVLRSVVTSLACRSVDGSVSEKCHWADGLPLNLRIYQMLLEACFDVNEETSVIEEVDEVLELIKKTWGILGIDQMLHNICFCWILFHRYVATGQVESDLLFASNNLLVEVEKDVKATKDADYSEILSSILSTILRWAEERLLSYHDTFQTNNINSMQTVVSMGVLTAKILVEDISQESHRKKKEVNVARTRVESYIRSSLRIAFAQKLKEVKSSKRSSKSQQNNLPLLSILAQDASELAFDEKAIFSPILKRWHPLAAGIAVATLHSCYGNELKQFVSGISELTPDTIQVLLAADKLEKNLVQIAVEDSVDSEDGGKSIIQEMLPYEAEAVIANLVKSWISIRVDRLKEWAYRNLQKEVWNPGANKERIAPSAVEVLRTVEETLEAFFMLPIPSHLILLPELLAGVDACLQQYVLKAKAGCGSRNTFIPTLPALTRCGTGSKFGMFKRKEKLQSTQNRKHQVGTVNVDNSFGIPQLCCRINTFQHIRTELGVLEKRIVNHIRNSRSTHADNIVNEMEKKFQLSASACVEGIQQLCKATAYKVIFHDLSHVLWDGLYVGEVSSSRIEPFLQELEHYLEIISSTMHDRVRTRAITDIMKASFEGFVLVLLAGGPSRAFTLQDSELIEEDFKFLTDLFWSNGDGLPAELIDKFSVSVKRVLPLYHNDTETLIEQFKHLTLESYGPYGKSGLPLPPTSGQWSPTEPNTILRVLCYRSDEIAAKFLKKTYNLPKKL; encoded by the exons ATGCCCCTTCACCCCGACCATGATTTTGATTCGCCTTTTGCTGAGGCGGCTCCGAGTTTATCCGATTCGGACCTTCGAGAAACTGCTTACGAAATTCTTGTTGCCGCGTGTCGGAGTTCCGGATTAAAGCCGTTGACGTACATCCCGCAGTCAGAGAGGACTCAACGGCAAGCTGCTCCGGCTTTGGCGCCCTCCCTGCAGCGATCTCTGACTTCGACTGCTGCCAGCAAAGTTAAGAAGGCGCTGGGGATGAAATCGGTGAAGAAGAGAGATGGTGAGTCGGTGAGTCAAGGGCGAGTTAAGCGTGCCGTCACGACTGGGGAGCTGGTGAGGCTGCAGATGCGCGTCACCGAGCAGACTGATTCCAGGATCAGGAGGGCGTTACTGAGAATTGCTTCTGGTCAG CTTGGGAAACGCATCGAGTCAATGGTTATTCCGCTGGAGCTGCTGCAGCAGCTCAAGTCTTCGGATTTTCCCAATCAGCAAGAATATGAAGCTTGGAGGAGGCGACAATTGAAGCTTCTTGAAGCTGGACTCCTTTTGCATCCTCACCTCCCATTAGATAACACCAATTCTGCTCCACAGCAACTTCGGCAAATCATAGATAGAGCACTAGATACTGGAAAGAACAATGAATCAATGCAGGTTCTGAGAAGTGTTGTTACATCTCTTGCTTGCAGGTCAGTAGATGGGTCTGTTTCTGAGAAATGCCACTGGGCAGACGGATTGCCACTAAATCTCAGAATTTACCAAATGCTTTTAGAAGCTTGTTTTGATGTTAATGAAGAAACTTCTGTTATTGAAGAGGTTGATGAGGTTCTAGAACTCATAAAGAAGACATGGGGGATCCTTGGAATTGACCAAATGCTGCACAATATTTGTTTCTGCTGGATTTTATTTCACAGATATGTTGCAACTGGCCAAGTGGAAAGTGACCTTTTATTTGCTTCCAATAATCTGCTGGTGGAAGTTGAAAAAGATGTCAAGGCAACCAAGGATGCAGATTATTCCGAGATATTGAGTTCAATATTGAGTACAATATTGCGTTGGGCTGAAGAAAGGCTTCTTTCTTACCATGATACATTCCAGACTAATAATATCAATTCCATGCAAACTGTTGTTTCTATGGGGGTTCTAACAGCCAAGATATTAGTAGAAGATATCTCACAAGAGTCtcatagaaagaaaaaagaagttaaTGTGGCTCGTACAAGGGTTGAGAGTTACATAAGATCTTCTTTACGGATTGCTTTTGCTCAG AAGTTGAAGGAAGTGAAATCTAGCAAGCGTTCATCTAAAAGTCAGCAAAATAATCTACCTCTTCTTTCCATCCTAGCACAGGATGCTAGTGAACTGGCTTTTGATGAGAAAGCGATATTTAGCCCTATACTGAAGAGATGGCACCCTCTTGCAGCAGGCATCGCAGTTGCCACCCTTCATTCTTGCTATGGAAACGAGTTGAAGCAATTTGTCTCAGGAATTTCTGAGTTGACACCTGATACAATTCAAGTGCTGTTAGCTGCTGACAAATTGGAGAAAAATCTTGTGCAAATTGCAGTTGAAGATTCGGTAGACAGTGAGGATGGCGGGAAGTCAATCATTCAGGAGATGCTTCCTTATGAGGCTGAAGCTGTAATTGCCAATCTGGTGAAGTCGTGGATAAGCATTAGAGTGGATAGACTGAAGGAATGGGCTTACAGGAATCTGCAGAAAGAG GTTTGGAATCCAGGGGCAAATAAAGAGCGAATTGCTCCCTCTGCTGTTGAAGTCCTCCGGACTGTAGAAGAAACTTTGGAAGCATTCTTTATGTTGCCAATACCTTCACATTTGATCTTGCTTCCTGAATTATTGGCTGGTGTTGATGCATGTCTTCAACAATACGTATTGAAAGCGAAAGCTGGCTGTG GGAGCCGAAATACTTTTATTCCCACTTTGCCTGCTCTGACTAGGTGTGGAACAGGATCGAAATTTGGTATGttcaaaagaaaggaaaagttGCAATCAACACAGAATAGGAAACACCAGGTTGGGACAGTAAATGTGGACAACTCTTTTGGGATACCACAATTATGTTGTCGCATTAACACTTTCCAGCATATTCGAACAGAGTTGGGGGTCTTGGAGAAGAGGATAGTTAACCATATAAGGAATTCCAGATCCACTCATGCAGACAACATTGTTAATGAAATGGAGaaaaagtttcagctttcagcTTCTGCCTGTGTAGAAGGGATTCAACAACTCTGTAAGGCAACAGCGTACAAGGTCATCTTTCATGATCTAAGTCATGTTCTTTGGGATGGCTTGTATGTGGGGGAAGTTTCATCATCTCGGATAGAACCATTTCTTCAGGAGCTGGAGCACTATTTGGAAATTATTTCATCAACAATGCACGACAGAGTCAGGACACGTGCAATTACTGATATAATGAAAGCTTCTTTTGAAGGGTTCGTGTTGGTTTTGCTTGCTGGAGGTCCTTCTCGAGCCTTCACTCTTCAAGATTCTGAACTAATAGAGGAGGATTTTAAGTTTCTTACGGATCTGTTCTGGTCCAATGGGGATGGATTGCCGGCTGAATTGATAGATAAGTTTTCAGTCTCAGTCAAACGTGTTCTCCCATTATACCATAATGACACCGAGACACTAATTGAGCAATTCAAACATTTGACTTTGGAAAGTTATGGTCCTTATGGTAAATCTGGACTTCCATTGCCTCCAACCTCAGGGCAATGGAGTCCCACAGAACCCAACACTATCCTGCGAGTTTTATGTTATCGGAGTGATGAGATAGCTGCAAAATTCCTGAAAAAGACCTACAATTTGCCTAAGAAATTATGA